From the genome of Lotus japonicus ecotype B-129 chromosome 6, LjGifu_v1.2, one region includes:
- the LOC130723893 gene encoding 4-coumarate--CoA ligase-like 1: MGTSMENFANEEEHIFRSQYSPVPIPDNVTLPEFVLQNAELYADKVAFVDAVTGKGITYNEVVRDTKRFSKALRSLGIRKGNVVIVVLPNIPEYAIVALGIMASGGVFSGANPASHTSEIKKQAESADAKLIVTNSSSYDKVKGLEVPVVVLGDEVVEGAMNWNKLLEAADRAGDDMIREAVNQNDLCAMPFSSGTTGMSKGVMLTHRNLVANLCSTLFGVAPEMVGKVTILGLIPFFHIYGITGICCATLRNKGKVVVMGRFELKAFLNALITHEITFAPIVPPIILSLVKNPIVDEFDLSKLKLQAVMTAAAPLAPELLTNFEHKFPGVLVQEAYGLTEHSCITLTHAQKGLGSPHKNSVGFILPNLEVKFVDPETGKSLPRNTPGELCVRSQCVMQGYYKQVDETAQTIDKNGWLHTGDIGFIDDEENVFIVDRIKELIKYKGFQVAPAELEAILLSHPSIEDAAVVSLPDEEAGEIPAASVVLSLGAKESEEDIMNYVASNAASYKKVRVVHFVESIPKSPSGKIMRRLVKEKMVEKMKTNSTTKSITL, encoded by the exons ATGGGAACATCCATGGAAAATTTTGCAAATGAGGAGGAACACATCTTTCGTAGCCAATATTCACCTGTTCCTATTCCTGACAATGTTACATTACCAGAATTTGTGCTTCAAAATGCTGAATTATATGCTGATAAGGTTGCATTTGTGGATGCTGTCACTGGAAAAGGGATCACTTATAATGAGGTGGTCAGAGACACTAAGAGGTTTTCAAAGGCATTGAGATCTCTTGGTATAAGAAAAGGGAATGTTGTGATTGTAGTACTTCCAAATATACCTGAGTATGCCATTGTTGCTTTGGGGATCATGGCTTCTGGTGGTGTCTTCTCAGGGGCAAATCCAGCATCACATACATCAGAAATTAAGAAACAGGCAGAGTCTGCTGATGCCAAATTAATTGTCACAAATAGCTCAAGCTATGATAAG GTGAAAGGCCTAGAAGTACCTGTTGTTGTGCTGGGAGACGAAGTTGTTGAAGGTGCCATGAATTGGAACAAACTGCTAGAAGCAGCAGACAGAGCAGGTGATGATATGATAAGGGAAGCTGTTAACCAGAATGATCTTTGTGCCATGCCATTCTCTTCAGGCACCACAGGGATGTCAAAGGGTGTGATGCTCACTCACAGAAACCTTGTAGCTAATCTTTGCTCCACGCTTTTCGGCGTAGCGCCGGAAATGGTGGGTAAGGTCACCATACTAGGCCTAATTCCCTTCTTTCACATCTATGGCATCACTGGCATATGCTGTGCCACTCTTAGGAACAAAGGGAAAGTTGTGGTGATGGGAAGATTTGAGCTGAAAGCATTTCTCAATGCCTTGATCACACATGAGATCACATTTGCACCCATTGTGCCTCCAATCATTCTCAGCTTGGTGAAAAATCCCATTGTAGATGAATTTGATCTCAGCAAGCTTAAACTCCAGGCTGTTATGACTGCAGCAGCACCACTTGCACCAGAACTCCTAACAAACTTTGAACACAAGTTCCCTGGTGTTCTTGTTCAAGAG GCGTATGGACTAACTGAGCATAGCTGCATCACACTCACCCATGCACAAAAAGGGTTGGGGAGTCCACATAAAAATTCAGTGGGGTTCATCCTCCCAAATTTGGAAGTCAAATTTGTTGATCCTGAAACTGGTAAATCCCTCCCAAGGAACACACCAGGGGAACTCTGTGTAAGAAGCCAATGTGTGATGCAAG GTTACTATAAACAGGTGGATGAGACTGCTCAGACCATTGACAAGAATGGATGGCTTCACACTGGTGACATAGGATTCATAGATGATGAAGAGAATGTTTTTATTGTTGATCGTATCAAGGAGTTGATTAAATACAAAGGCTTCCAA GTTGCTCCTGCAGAGTTAGAGGCTATTTTGCTGTCTCATCCCTCAATTGAAGATGCTGCTGTTGTGTC ATTACCAGATGAAGAGGCAGGGGAAATCCCAGCTGCAAGTGTTGTTTTGAGCCTTGGTGCCAAAGAGAGTGAAGAGGACATTATGAACTATGTTGCCTCCAATGCTGCTAGTTACAAGAAAGTGAGAGTGGTGCACTTTGTGGAATCCATACCAAAATCACCATCTGGGAAAATAATGAGAAGGCTTGTCAAAGAGAAGATGGTGGAAAAGATGAAGACAAATTCCACAACTAAATCCATCACTCTCTAA